From a single Bacillus sp. NEB1478 genomic region:
- a CDS encoding TerC family protein, translating to METDFLISLLQIIAIDILLGGDNAIVIALASRNLPETQRNKAIFLGTGLAIIVRIILTVLAVYLLNIPYLYLIGGVLLVIIAYKLILEEDEDLNVKAGKSLSDAVKTIVFADIAMGLDNVLAVAGAAHGNIILVMIGLLVSVPIIIWGSKIILHFMERFPLLIYLGAGVLAFTAAGMITEEKMIHSVFADNPLLEYGVYIFLILGVIFGGIFTNKLKGKTNN from the coding sequence TTGGAAACTGATTTTCTCATATCCCTTTTACAAATCATCGCAATTGATATCCTTCTTGGTGGTGATAATGCCATTGTCATTGCTCTGGCAAGCCGAAACTTACCTGAAACTCAAAGAAATAAGGCTATCTTTTTGGGAACGGGTCTTGCAATCATAGTTCGTATCATACTAACAGTCCTGGCCGTTTATTTATTAAATATACCTTACCTTTACTTAATTGGCGGAGTACTGCTAGTTATCATCGCGTATAAGCTTATTCTTGAAGAAGATGAAGATCTTAATGTGAAAGCTGGTAAAAGTTTATCTGATGCTGTTAAAACCATTGTATTTGCTGATATTGCAATGGGACTTGATAATGTATTGGCAGTTGCCGGTGCTGCACATGGAAATATTATTTTAGTCATGATTGGGCTTTTAGTTTCTGTACCTATAATTATATGGGGCAGTAAAATAATATTACACTTTATGGAGCGTTTCCCATTATTAATTTATTTAGGAGCGGGTGTTCTTGCTTTTACTGCAGCAGGTATGATTACAGAGGAAAAAATGATTCATTCTGTTTTTGCAGATAATCCATTGCTTGAATACGGAGTATATATCTTCTTGATTCTAGGTGTGATTTTCGGTGGAATCTTTACGAATAAGTTAAAAGGAAAAACAAATAACTAA
- the spxA gene encoding transcriptional regulator SpxA — protein MVTLFTSPSCTSCRKAKAWLKENEIPYQERNIFSEPLSIEEVKQILRMTEDGTDEIISTRSKTFQELNINLESMPLQDLYQLIADHPGLLRRPIILDEKRLQVGYNEDEIRRFLPRKVRTFQLMEAQRLVNE, from the coding sequence ATGGTCACACTATTTACTTCGCCGAGCTGTACATCATGCCGAAAAGCAAAAGCATGGTTAAAAGAAAATGAAATTCCATATCAAGAAAGAAACATATTTTCAGAGCCACTCTCAATAGAAGAGGTAAAGCAAATTTTGCGAATGACTGAGGACGGTACTGATGAGATTATATCAACTCGTTCCAAGACGTTCCAAGAATTAAACATTAATCTTGAATCCATGCCTTTGCAGGATTTATATCAGCTCATTGCAGATCATCCAGGATTATTAAGACGTCCTATTATTTTGGATGAAAAGCGTTTGCAAGTCGGATACAATGAAGACGAAATTCGACGCTTCTTACCAAGAAAAGTTCGAACATTCCAGCTTATGGAAGCACAGCGTCTTGTAAATGAATAA
- a CDS encoding GNAT family N-acetyltransferase, protein MNWYEKLNQYFPIEEMKSKEHMELLLDEKSDIYHKDEGKNHVLMYVELPNFVFIDYLFVSKESRGEGLGHKLIEQLKGKGKPILLEVEPVDYEDTDTEKRQRFYKREGFKHAASIGYRRRSLATNKINEMEILFWAPSEESEETIYENMKKTYNEIHTYKDSELYGKSYQPASEVLVLEYEDTGSIAEPEVLIKDETERESASE, encoded by the coding sequence ATGAATTGGTATGAAAAATTAAATCAATACTTTCCGATTGAAGAGATGAAATCAAAGGAGCATATGGAATTGCTTCTTGATGAAAAAAGCGATATTTATCATAAAGATGAAGGGAAAAACCATGTACTGATGTATGTAGAACTCCCTAACTTTGTCTTTATTGATTATTTATTTGTTTCAAAGGAATCCAGAGGTGAAGGACTGGGGCATAAGCTTATTGAGCAATTGAAGGGTAAAGGAAAGCCGATACTTCTTGAAGTAGAGCCGGTAGATTACGAAGATACAGATACAGAGAAAAGACAGCGTTTTTACAAACGAGAAGGATTCAAACATGCTGCTAGTATCGGATACCGCAGAAGATCACTTGCAACGAATAAAATAAATGAGATGGAAATATTATTTTGGGCGCCAAGTGAAGAATCTGAGGAAACTATTTATGAAAACATGAAAAAGACGTATAATGAAATACACACATACAAAGATAGTGAATTGTATGGAAAGTCTTATCAGCCAGCGAGTGAAGTGCTTGTACTTGAATATGAAGACACAGGCAGCATAGCTGAACCTGAAGTGCTAATAAAGGATGAAACTGAGCGAGAGTCCGCTTCTGAGTAG
- a CDS encoding UbiD family decarboxylase, which produces MHKNLRTFINQLRKENEIIEINAEVDPYLEIPEIHRRVIEEEGPALLFTNIKGKNIPVVTNLFGTIKRVDMAFGPKPEALVKDLVSSLDELMPPSPSILWKKKGMIKDVLSLGTKKVGKSKAPLLETYTTNVNMTDLPALTGWHLDSNPFVTLPLVYTEHPDKHEHNLGMYRIEIKEKNKTGIHWQIHKGGGFHHYEAEKKNEALPVTLFLGGPPSLMISAIAPLPEAVPELMFSSMLMGDKLNLTHVDGHPHPLIAEAEFAFGGAVPPNVREPEGPFGDHYGYYSWAHDFPVFNVEKMWKRKDAIYPATVVGKPKQEDYFIGEYLQRLMSPLFPVVMNGVRDLWTYAETGFHALAGAVVRESYYKEGLAHAFRIMGEGQLTLTKFLMVTNKAVNLQNFAELAEGVLERFLPERDLLIIHDTSMDTLDYTGRKFNTGSKAIMTGLGEPVRELKRTYEGGTISGIDQVGVFCGGCLTVSGPSFADAPDFAEHLLKNSHDSFKEWPLVFLVDDASIASTQSEFLWTTFTRFDPAYDVYAKSTIDRNRIKYEGTIIIDARMKPFYPDVVETREDIDQKVTERWDEYFPR; this is translated from the coding sequence ATGCATAAAAACCTGAGAACTTTCATTAACCAGCTTAGAAAAGAAAACGAAATCATAGAAATCAACGCAGAAGTTGATCCTTATCTCGAAATTCCTGAAATACATAGACGTGTTATTGAGGAAGAAGGTCCAGCTCTTTTATTTACAAACATTAAAGGAAAAAACATCCCAGTTGTAACAAATTTATTTGGAACGATCAAACGAGTTGATATGGCATTTGGTCCAAAACCAGAAGCATTGGTAAAAGACCTTGTTTCTTCTTTGGATGAACTCATGCCTCCGTCTCCATCAATACTTTGGAAGAAAAAAGGGATGATTAAGGATGTCTTATCTCTGGGCACAAAAAAAGTAGGGAAAAGTAAAGCACCTTTGCTTGAAACATATACGACAAACGTCAATATGACTGACCTGCCAGCGTTAACAGGCTGGCATTTAGACAGCAATCCTTTTGTCACACTGCCGCTCGTTTATACAGAACATCCAGATAAGCATGAGCATAATCTTGGAATGTACCGAATTGAAATAAAAGAAAAAAACAAAACAGGCATCCACTGGCAGATCCATAAAGGCGGGGGATTCCATCATTATGAAGCTGAAAAGAAAAACGAAGCATTACCGGTAACTTTATTTTTAGGCGGTCCACCCTCGCTGATGATCAGTGCGATCGCTCCGCTTCCAGAAGCAGTGCCCGAACTCATGTTTTCCTCGATGTTAATGGGTGATAAACTGAACTTAACACATGTTGATGGCCACCCCCATCCATTGATTGCAGAGGCAGAATTTGCGTTTGGAGGTGCAGTGCCTCCAAATGTACGTGAACCTGAAGGACCGTTTGGTGATCATTATGGGTATTATTCTTGGGCACATGACTTCCCTGTCTTTAACGTTGAAAAAATGTGGAAGCGAAAAGATGCTATTTATCCTGCTACCGTTGTAGGGAAACCAAAACAAGAAGATTACTTCATAGGTGAGTATTTGCAGCGTTTAATGAGTCCGCTATTCCCTGTTGTCATGAATGGCGTCCGTGATTTATGGACATATGCCGAAACAGGTTTCCATGCCCTGGCCGGCGCAGTGGTAAGAGAATCTTATTATAAGGAAGGACTTGCCCACGCTTTCAGAATCATGGGTGAAGGACAGTTGACTTTAACTAAATTTTTAATGGTCACAAACAAGGCTGTAAACTTGCAGAATTTTGCTGAGCTAGCTGAAGGTGTACTAGAAAGATTCTTACCTGAACGCGATTTATTAATTATTCATGATACATCGATGGATACATTGGATTATACCGGCCGAAAGTTTAATACCGGTTCAAAAGCCATAATGACTGGACTAGGCGAACCTGTGCGTGAATTAAAACGCACATATGAAGGCGGAACTATTTCTGGAATCGATCAAGTTGGTGTATTTTGCGGTGGCTGCTTAACCGTAAGCGGTCCATCATTTGCCGATGCTCCTGACTTTGCTGAACATTTATTAAAAAATAGCCATGATTCTTTCAAAGAGTGGCCGCTCGTTTTCTTAGTGGATGATGCATCAATCGCATCTACTCAATCTGAATTTTTATGGACAACCTTCACCCGATTTGATCCTGCATATGATGTCTATGCGAAGAGTACGATCGACCGTAACCGCATTAAATATGAAGGTACTATTATCATTGATGCAAGAATGAAACCATTTTACCCAGATGTTGTAGAAACAAGAGAAGATATCGATCAAAAGGTAACAGAACGCTGGGATGAGTATTTTCCTAGATAA
- a CDS encoding HD domain-containing protein has product MRQLTLLSLYNHPDVQKYVKRSGMVHAISTAYHAYHLAVKLGVNPDLATKAAFLHDIGHYTWYKNGHWDYDMYKENDIHAIKGAERAHRILVSLGEDRRKAKEIALAILLHTDSYLPEGSLELNPLQKVVALADESDEEPGGNHHYRTISDKKAIAMLKKLDEMVDEYHAEKKIKHSVS; this is encoded by the coding sequence ATGAGACAATTAACATTATTGAGCTTATATAATCATCCTGATGTACAAAAATATGTAAAAAGATCAGGAATGGTGCATGCGATTTCGACTGCTTACCACGCTTATCACTTAGCAGTTAAACTTGGAGTTAATCCTGACTTAGCAACTAAGGCAGCATTTCTTCATGATATTGGTCATTATACATGGTATAAGAATGGTCACTGGGACTATGATATGTACAAAGAAAACGACATTCATGCTATTAAAGGAGCAGAGCGTGCACACAGAATACTCGTTTCACTTGGAGAAGATCGAAGAAAAGCAAAAGAAATTGCCCTGGCAATCTTACTTCATACTGATTCGTACCTTCCAGAAGGAAGCCTTGAATTAAACCCGCTGCAAAAAGTTGTGGCACTAGCGGATGAAAGTGATGAAGAACCAGGCGGAAACCACCATTACCGGACAATTAGCGATAAAAAAGCGATTGCTATGCTAAAAAAACTAGATGAAATGGTAGATGAATATCATGCTGAAAAAAAAATAAAACACTCTGTTTCCTAA
- a CDS encoding DegV family protein: MKLSFVVDSASDIKINEEQINTPLIVVPLNVQFGEDHYLDGVNITDDEFYSRMAREADLPKTSQPSPQSFFDTFKKELDKGNHVLYIGLSSNLSGTVQSATIAKGMLNEEEQEKVTIFDSGIASAGVKILLHEANEMLLNNASIQDILSKLEVTKAGITGYLLIETIENLKKGGRISAVQGAIAGMLNIKPMISIEDGTVETIGKYRGSKKGIAKMKEMILHWKTSNPGKTLYIIHSLSSTQEVKNEFADIFDFSSFPNVNYTRFGSTIGTYASERAIGFVSY; the protein is encoded by the coding sequence TTGAAGCTTAGTTTTGTTGTGGATAGTGCAAGTGATATTAAAATTAATGAAGAACAAATAAACACCCCTTTAATAGTAGTTCCACTTAATGTACAGTTTGGTGAAGATCACTATTTGGATGGGGTTAATATAACCGACGATGAATTTTATAGCCGGATGGCTAGAGAAGCTGATCTTCCAAAAACAAGTCAGCCTTCACCACAATCTTTTTTTGATACATTCAAAAAAGAACTAGATAAAGGTAATCATGTCTTATATATCGGATTATCATCAAATCTAAGTGGCACTGTTCAGAGTGCTACAATTGCAAAAGGAATGTTAAATGAAGAAGAACAAGAAAAAGTCACTATTTTTGATTCTGGTATTGCTTCTGCAGGGGTGAAAATACTTTTGCATGAAGCAAACGAGATGCTTTTAAATAATGCGTCAATTCAGGATATATTGAGTAAATTAGAAGTTACAAAGGCTGGAATAACAGGATATTTACTAATAGAAACAATCGAAAATCTTAAAAAAGGCGGCAGAATTTCAGCTGTTCAGGGTGCTATTGCGGGAATGCTGAATATTAAGCCCATGATTTCAATAGAAGATGGAACGGTTGAAACGATTGGTAAATATAGAGGATCAAAAAAGGGAATTGCTAAAATGAAAGAAATGATTCTTCATTGGAAAACAAGCAATCCTGGAAAAACGCTATATATTATCCATAGCTTATCATCCACTCAAGAAGTAAAAAATGAGTTTGCAGACATATTTGATTTTTCAAGTTTTCCTAATGTTAATTATACTCGTTTTGGCAGCACTATTGGAACCTATGCCAGTGAGCGAGCAATTGGATTTGTAAGTTATTAA
- a CDS encoding dipeptide ABC transporter ATP-binding protein → MAVIEREKLLEVKNLKKHFPAGKKAVLKAVDGVSFDIYKGETLGLVGESGCGKSTTGRTIIRLYEATDGEVHYEGEDVHDSKSRSELKKFNRKMQMIFQDPYASLNPRMTVKDIIAEGIDIHGLAKTKKERNERVIELLETVGLNREHANRYPHEFSGGQRQRIGIARALAVDPDFIIADEPISALDVSIQAQVVNLMMKLQKERGLTYLFIAHDLSMVKHISDRVGVMYLGNIVELTDSDELYEEPLHPYTQALLSAIPVPDPELERSRERIILEGDVPSPINPPSGCKFRTRCPHAMDVCAAVQPKWQEAREGHWVACHLYDEEAMKQNN, encoded by the coding sequence ATGGCAGTAATTGAAAGAGAAAAATTACTTGAAGTAAAGAATCTTAAAAAACATTTCCCAGCTGGAAAAAAGGCCGTACTAAAAGCTGTTGACGGTGTTTCCTTTGACATTTATAAAGGTGAAACATTAGGGCTAGTTGGCGAATCTGGTTGTGGAAAGTCTACAACTGGACGTACAATTATCCGTCTATATGAAGCTACTGATGGTGAAGTACATTACGAGGGTGAAGATGTACACGATAGTAAATCACGCTCCGAACTGAAGAAATTCAATCGGAAAATGCAGATGATTTTCCAAGATCCTTACGCTTCACTGAATCCTCGTATGACTGTAAAAGATATCATTGCGGAAGGTATTGATATCCATGGTCTTGCAAAAACGAAAAAAGAGCGTAATGAGCGTGTAATTGAATTGCTGGAAACGGTTGGTTTGAATCGTGAGCACGCAAACCGTTATCCACATGAATTCTCAGGTGGACAGCGTCAGCGTATCGGGATTGCTCGTGCACTGGCTGTTGATCCTGACTTTATCATTGCCGATGAGCCGATCTCAGCATTGGACGTTTCGATTCAGGCACAGGTTGTTAACTTGATGATGAAGCTTCAAAAAGAACGCGGACTCACTTACCTATTTATTGCCCATGATCTATCTATGGTTAAACACATTTCTGATCGTGTCGGTGTAATGTATTTAGGTAACATTGTAGAGCTTACGGACAGTGATGAGCTTTATGAAGAGCCGCTGCATCCTTATACACAAGCATTATTGTCTGCAATACCTGTACCAGATCCTGAACTTGAGCGCAGCCGTGAGCGAATCATCCTGGAAGGTGACGTACCAAGTCCTATTAACCCTCCAAGCGGATGTAAATTCCGTACACGTTGTCCTCATGCGATGGATGTGTGTGCTGCAGTCCAGCCAAAATGGCAAGAAGCACGCGAAGGACATTGGGTTGCTTGCCACTTGTATGATGAAGAGGCAATGAAGCAAAATAATTAA
- a CDS encoding ABC transporter ATP-binding protein: protein MEKLLELDNLHVSFQTYGGEVKAVRGVNFSLEKGESLAIVGESGSGKSVTSKAIMRLLPNKIGSIKEGSIRFEGKDLAKATEREMEKIRGAEISMIFQDPMTSLNPTMTIGKQIMEGLRKHQNMSKSEAKERAINLLKLVGIPNPELRILEYPHQFSGGMRQRVVIAIALACNPKVLIADEPTTALDVTIQAQILDLMRDLQDKTGTAIILITHDLGVVANLAQRVAVMYGGIIVETGTVDEIFYKPKHPYTWGLLASMPKLNAESKELIAIPGTPPDLMNPPKGCPFAARCPYAMEVCLEHMPEAIDVSSSHKAACWLLDERAPKVEPPEAAVVGGAQ from the coding sequence ATGGAAAAGCTATTAGAATTAGATAACCTGCATGTCTCCTTCCAGACATATGGGGGAGAAGTTAAAGCCGTTCGAGGTGTTAACTTTAGTTTAGAAAAAGGTGAGTCCCTAGCAATCGTTGGTGAATCAGGTTCTGGTAAATCTGTTACTTCGAAAGCAATTATGAGATTATTGCCGAATAAAATTGGTTCAATTAAAGAAGGTTCTATCCGTTTTGAAGGAAAAGATCTGGCTAAGGCTACAGAACGTGAAATGGAAAAAATCCGTGGTGCTGAAATCTCAATGATTTTCCAAGATCCGATGACATCTCTAAACCCAACGATGACTATCGGGAAACAAATCATGGAAGGTCTTCGCAAACACCAAAACATGTCTAAAAGCGAAGCGAAAGAACGTGCAATTAATTTGCTTAAGCTTGTTGGTATTCCTAACCCTGAACTTCGTATTTTGGAATATCCGCATCAATTTTCTGGCGGTATGCGCCAGCGTGTTGTAATCGCAATCGCACTTGCGTGTAATCCGAAAGTATTGATTGCAGATGAACCAACAACAGCTTTAGATGTTACCATTCAAGCTCAGATTCTTGACTTGATGCGTGACCTGCAAGATAAGACAGGTACAGCTATCATCCTTATTACACATGACCTTGGTGTTGTTGCTAATTTAGCTCAGCGTGTAGCAGTTATGTATGGCGGTATCATTGTTGAAACAGGAACAGTTGATGAAATTTTCTATAAGCCTAAGCATCCATATACATGGGGATTATTGGCTTCTATGCCTAAACTGAATGCTGAATCAAAAGAATTGATTGCAATCCCGGGAACACCGCCTGATTTAATGAATCCTCCAAAAGGATGTCCATTTGCAGCGCGTTGCCCTTATGCAATGGAAGTTTGTTTAGAGCATATGCCTGAAGCTATAGATGTTTCTTCTTCACATAAAGCCGCTTGCTGGTTATTAGATGAGCGAGCTCCAAAAGTAGAACCGCCTGAAGCTGCAGTTGTTGGAGGTGCGCAATAA
- the opp3C gene encoding oligopeptide ABC transporter permease, which yields MNVTEKQLTPDLFRPAELGTGKSEEISKPSLSFWQDAFRRLRKNRGAMLAFFAIVFIIAFSLIAPLFSKYGIDDQELMRSNLPPKIQGLEKIEFLGVNGVDIRGTNPYELKNIPKDQYFWFGTDGLGRDQWVRVWKGTQISLYIAFLAAAIDLIVGVTYGGISAFYGGRTDDLMQRFVEVLYGIPNLVVIILFIIILDPGILSITLAICITGWIGMSRIVRAQILKLKHQEFVLASKTLGSTNGRLITKHLLPNTLGAIIVSATFTIPGAIFFESFLSFIGLGIQPPTASLGSLISDGFKSLRIFPHLALYPASVMCILMISFNLIGDGLRDALDPKMRR from the coding sequence ATGAATGTTACAGAAAAACAACTTACACCTGATTTATTCCGCCCTGCAGAATTAGGAACGGGCAAAAGCGAAGAGATTTCTAAGCCAAGTTTAAGCTTCTGGCAAGATGCGTTTAGACGGTTAAGAAAAAATAGAGGTGCAATGCTCGCTTTCTTCGCTATCGTGTTCATTATTGCCTTTTCACTTATCGCTCCGTTGTTTAGTAAATATGGTATTGATGACCAAGAATTAATGAGATCCAATTTGCCCCCTAAAATTCAAGGACTAGAAAAAATTGAATTTTTAGGTGTAAATGGAGTCGATATTCGCGGCACAAACCCATATGAACTGAAAAACATTCCAAAAGATCAATACTTCTGGTTTGGAACAGATGGCTTAGGCCGTGACCAATGGGTTCGAGTTTGGAAAGGTACTCAAATTTCACTTTATATCGCGTTTCTTGCTGCTGCCATCGATTTAATTGTGGGTGTAACATATGGCGGTATCTCTGCTTTTTATGGCGGTAGAACAGATGATTTAATGCAGCGTTTTGTTGAAGTTTTATATGGTATTCCAAACCTGGTCGTAATCATTTTGTTTATTATCATTTTGGACCCAGGTATTCTATCCATTACACTAGCCATCTGTATAACAGGGTGGATAGGGATGTCGCGAATCGTACGTGCTCAAATTTTAAAATTAAAGCATCAAGAGTTTGTCCTTGCTTCAAAAACATTAGGGTCGACCAATGGCCGTTTAATTACGAAGCATTTATTGCCAAACACACTAGGTGCGATTATAGTATCAGCAACATTTACAATTCCAGGCGCTATTTTCTTTGAATCTTTCCTAAGCTTTATCGGTCTAGGAATTCAACCGCCTACAGCTTCTCTAGGTTCATTGATCAGTGATGGGTTCAAATCGTTGCGTATTTTCCCGCATCTGGCATTGTATCCTGCATCTGTTATGTGTATTCTAATGATCAGCTTTAACCTGATCGGGGACGGATTGCGTGATGCACTAGATCCTAAGATGAGACGATAG
- the opp3b gene encoding oligopeptide ABC transporter permease, giving the protein MLRYISKRVFAMLLTLFIIATITFFLMKLLPGSPFKNQEKLTEAQKYALNEKYGLNDPVPVQYVTYLGRLAQGDLGYTFQFNGRTVNSMIVNGMGPSATIGVEALIFGTLVGLIFGVTAALKHNTFIDYGAMVIAVFGIAIPSFVFAGLLQYYVGVKLQWLPVAFWNGPEYHIMPAFSLSVFVIATIARFMRTEMLEILGTDYILMARAKGASKMSVIIKHCVRNSLIPIITILGPMAIGLITGSLVIENIFAIPGIGEQFIKAIQVNDYPMIMGTTLFFSFLIVVIILIVDILYGIIDPRIRVAGGKS; this is encoded by the coding sequence ATGTTGCGCTATATATCAAAGCGAGTATTCGCTATGCTTTTAACACTTTTTATCATTGCAACTATTACATTCTTTTTAATGAAGCTTTTACCGGGTTCTCCATTTAAAAATCAAGAAAAGTTAACGGAAGCCCAAAAGTATGCTCTTAACGAAAAATACGGGTTAAATGACCCGGTGCCTGTTCAATACGTTACTTATCTAGGGAGATTGGCACAGGGTGATTTAGGATATACATTCCAGTTTAATGGTCGTACCGTTAATAGCATGATCGTAAATGGTATGGGACCATCAGCCACAATCGGGGTTGAAGCACTGATTTTTGGTACACTCGTTGGTTTGATCTTTGGTGTCACAGCCGCCTTAAAACACAACACATTTATTGATTACGGCGCCATGGTTATTGCTGTATTCGGAATTGCAATACCTTCATTTGTTTTTGCGGGACTTTTGCAGTACTACGTAGGTGTAAAGCTTCAATGGCTGCCGGTTGCCTTTTGGAACGGACCTGAGTATCACATAATGCCGGCGTTTTCGCTATCCGTATTTGTAATTGCGACAATTGCTCGTTTTATGAGAACTGAAATGCTAGAAATTTTAGGAACCGATTACATTTTAATGGCGAGAGCAAAGGGCGCTAGCAAAATGTCAGTAATTATCAAGCACTGTGTGCGTAACAGCTTGATTCCAATCATCACAATTTTAGGACCGATGGCAATCGGCTTGATTACCGGCTCACTTGTAATTGAAAATATATTTGCCATCCCTGGTATTGGTGAGCAATTCATTAAAGCCATTCAAGTAAATGACTATCCGATGATTATGGGGACTACGCTGTTTTTCAGTTTCTTAATCGTAGTTATCATTTTAATCGTAGATATTTTATACGGAATTATCGATCCTCGTATCCGTGTAGCAGGAGGTAAATCATAA
- a CDS encoding peptide ABC transporter substrate-binding protein encodes MKKSKWSLLLTLVLVLSMFLAACSGKDGEKPKDSGNGDGDKAAAPSEPQVLNLTDGSEIPSMDSSLATDQVSFEVMNNVMEGLYRLDKDNQPTPGVAEKYDLSDDGLVYTFHLNPNAKWSDGSQVTAKDFVYSWRKALNPDTLSEYAYIMGPVKNANAIQDDQDPLYGKVDQLGVEAVDDATLKVTLEAPAPYFLGLTGFATFYPQKEEYVKSQGDKYALEASNLLYNGPFVLSDWKHNEGWQFKKNDKYWDAKTVKLDEINVKIVKDVATGVNLYETGAVDTTGLNAEFVDQYKDNPDMYKRGDAAVYFLRLNQKNPALKNAKIRKALDMAYDKKSMNDVINNNGSTEAYYLVPKDFTFSKDGEDFRKTNGDFGGYDPEGAKKLFEEGLKEIGKKEVSLELLNYDSESSKKIGEFIKNQLEKNLPGMKVSIKAQPFAQKLDLESAGDYDFSFAGWGPDYQDPMTFLDMFVTDGSHNQMAYSNPAYDKLINDAKKEADQDKRWNMMLEAEKVLFEDQAISPMYQKGVVGLRKPYVKGTVNHLFGADTSYKWIYIDGKQK; translated from the coding sequence ATGAAGAAGTCAAAATGGTCATTACTTCTTACTCTAGTTCTAGTTTTGAGCATGTTCCTTGCTGCGTGTAGTGGTAAAGATGGCGAAAAACCTAAGGATTCAGGTAATGGAGATGGCGACAAAGCAGCTGCACCAAGTGAGCCGCAAGTACTTAACTTAACAGATGGTTCTGAAATTCCTTCAATGGATTCTTCACTAGCAACAGACCAAGTTTCATTTGAAGTTATGAACAACGTTATGGAAGGTCTATATCGTCTAGATAAAGATAACCAACCAACTCCAGGTGTTGCTGAAAAGTACGACCTAAGCGATGACGGTTTGGTTTACACGTTCCATTTAAATCCAAACGCAAAATGGAGTGACGGATCTCAAGTTACTGCTAAAGATTTCGTTTACTCTTGGAGAAAAGCGTTAAACCCAGATACACTTTCTGAGTACGCTTATATCATGGGACCAGTTAAAAACGCTAACGCAATCCAAGATGATCAAGATCCGTTATACGGAAAAGTTGATCAACTAGGTGTTGAAGCAGTTGATGATGCAACTCTTAAAGTAACTCTTGAAGCTCCAGCTCCTTATTTCTTAGGACTAACTGGATTCGCAACTTTCTATCCTCAAAAAGAAGAGTATGTTAAGTCTCAAGGCGACAAGTACGCTTTAGAAGCTTCAAACCTTCTTTACAATGGTCCTTTCGTACTTTCTGATTGGAAGCATAACGAAGGATGGCAGTTTAAAAAGAACGATAAATACTGGGATGCTAAAACAGTAAAATTAGATGAAATCAACGTTAAGATTGTTAAAGACGTAGCAACAGGCGTTAACCTTTACGAAACTGGTGCAGTTGATACAACTGGACTTAATGCAGAATTCGTAGATCAATACAAAGATAATCCAGATATGTATAAGCGTGGGGATGCTGCAGTTTACTTCCTTCGTTTGAACCAAAAGAACCCAGCTCTTAAAAATGCAAAAATCCGTAAAGCGCTTGACATGGCTTACGACAAGAAATCTATGAACGATGTTATCAACAATAACGGTTCTACTGAAGCTTACTACTTAGTACCAAAAGATTTCACGTTTAGCAAAGACGGAGAAGATTTCCGTAAAACTAACGGTGACTTCGGTGGATACGATCCAGAAGGCGCTAAGAAGCTTTTTGAAGAAGGTCTAAAAGAAATTGGCAAGAAAGAAGTTTCTCTTGAACTATTGAACTACGACTCTGAATCTTCTAAGAAGATCGGTGAGTTCATCAAGAACCAATTAGAAAAGAACCTTCCTGGTATGAAAGTTAGCATTAAAGCACAACCTTTTGCACAAAAACTTGACCTAGAATCAGCTGGAGACTATGACTTCTCATTCGCTGGTTGGGGACCTGACTATCAAGATCCAATGACGTTCCTTGACATGTTCGTAACGGATGGATCTCATAACCAAATGGCATACTCAAATCCTGCGTATGACAAGCTAATCAACGATGCTAAGAAAGAAGCTGACCAAGATAAGCGTTGGAACATGATGCTTGAAGCTGAGAAAGTTCTTTTCGAAGACCAAGCGATCTCTCCAATGTACCAAAAAGGTGTAGTTGGACTTCGTAAGCCTTATGTTAAAGGCACAGTTAACCACTTATTCGGAGCTGATACTTCTTACAAGTGGATCTATATCGATGGTAAGCAAAAGTAA